One Sodalinema gerasimenkoae IPPAS B-353 DNA segment encodes these proteins:
- the ctpC gene encoding carboxyl-terminal processing protease CtpC — protein sequence MDMATRGLVVGATVVMLSTVTIIGAGIHLKGQAFFQESPKELVDEVWQIIDKNYVDAAFNQVDWRAVRTEFLDRSYESPEVAYDAIREMLEKLDDPYTRFMDPDEFRSMQIDTSGELTGVGIQLSQDPETEELIVISPIEETPAFDAGIQSQDVITKIDGQSTEGMDINEAVNLIRGRVGTEVVLTIRRGERELEFPITRARIEIHPVRHSRKDDLPGGVGYIRLTQFSQLATDEMRAAIQELESEGIDGFILDLRSNPGGLLQASIEIARMWFDEGDIVSTVNRQGVAEVQRANGRAITDKPLVVLIDGGSASASEILSGALRDNDRAVLVGTTSFGKGLVQSVRPVGNGAGLAVTIARYLTPNGIDIDKEGIPPDVEQEISEEVREEMRMDRTMIGTERDPQYVRALEILQEKVAAANGEETTSSVPASVR from the coding sequence ATCGACATGGCAACTCGTGGGTTGGTCGTTGGCGCAACCGTCGTCATGCTCAGCACGGTGACGATTATTGGTGCCGGCATTCATTTAAAAGGACAAGCATTCTTCCAGGAAAGTCCCAAAGAACTGGTAGATGAAGTTTGGCAGATTATCGATAAAAACTATGTCGATGCGGCCTTTAATCAGGTCGATTGGCGTGCCGTGCGCACAGAGTTCCTCGATCGCTCCTATGAGTCTCCCGAAGTCGCCTATGATGCGATTCGCGAGATGCTCGAAAAACTCGATGATCCCTATACTCGTTTCATGGATCCTGACGAGTTCCGCAGTATGCAAATTGATACCTCCGGTGAATTAACTGGAGTTGGGATTCAATTGTCTCAGGATCCCGAAACCGAAGAACTGATCGTCATTTCCCCAATTGAAGAAACCCCGGCGTTTGACGCAGGGATTCAATCTCAGGACGTGATCACCAAAATTGATGGTCAAAGTACTGAGGGGATGGATATCAACGAGGCGGTGAATCTGATTCGAGGCCGTGTGGGCACTGAAGTGGTTCTGACGATTCGTCGAGGAGAACGGGAGTTAGAATTCCCCATCACCCGCGCCCGAATTGAGATCCACCCAGTGCGTCATAGTCGTAAAGACGATTTACCCGGTGGCGTGGGGTATATCCGTCTGACCCAGTTCAGTCAACTGGCGACCGATGAAATGCGTGCGGCCATTCAGGAGTTGGAGTCTGAAGGCATTGATGGCTTTATCTTGGATTTACGGTCGAACCCCGGTGGCTTGCTGCAAGCCAGTATTGAGATTGCCCGGATGTGGTTCGATGAGGGCGATATTGTCTCGACGGTGAACCGCCAAGGGGTGGCGGAGGTTCAACGGGCCAATGGTCGCGCCATCACTGATAAACCCCTGGTGGTTTTGATTGACGGCGGTTCGGCCAGTGCCAGTGAAATTCTCTCAGGTGCGTTGCGGGATAACGATCGCGCCGTTTTGGTGGGAACGACGAGCTTTGGCAAGGGACTGGTGCAGTCCGTCCGTCCGGTGGGCAATGGTGCTGGGTTGGCCGTCACCATCGCTCGTTATTTGACTCCCAATGGCATTGATATTGATAAGGAGGGGATTCCCCCGGATGTGGAACAGGAGATTTCTGAGGAGGTTCGGGAAGAGATGCGGATGGATCGCACCATGATTGGAACTGAGCGCGACCCCCAATATGTCCGGGCCTTGGAAATCTTGCAGGAAAAGGTTGCGGCAGCAAATGGTGAGGAGACGACCAGTTCCGTTCCCGCATCGGTGCGTTAA
- the ispG gene encoding (E)-4-hydroxy-3-methylbut-2-enyl-diphosphate synthase, with translation MQTLPTPYPNDTSNPASPDSTVAAFETKIRRRKTRPVPVGNITIGGGHPVVVQSMINEDTMDVDGSVAGIRRLHEIGCEIVRVTVPSMAHAKTLAQIKEKLRETYQDVPLVADVHHNGMKIALEVAKHVDKVRINPGLYVFEKPKSDRSEYTDPEFQEIGAKIRQTLEPLVISLRDQNKAMRIGVNHGSLAERMLFTYGDTPEGMVESALEFIKICESLDFYNLVISLKASRVPVMLAAYRLMVRRMDELGMDYPLHLGVTEAGDGEYGRIKSTAGIATLLADGIGDTLRVSLTEAPEKEIPVCYSILQALGLRKTMVEYVACPSCGRTLFNLEDVLREVREATNHLTGLDIAVMGCIVNGPGEMADADYGYVGKQPGFISLYRGREEIKKVPEDQGVAELINLIKADGRWIDP, from the coding sequence ATGCAAACATTGCCTACCCCCTACCCCAACGACACGAGCAACCCAGCCTCCCCAGATTCGACTGTTGCCGCCTTTGAGACCAAAATTCGTCGCCGTAAAACCCGTCCTGTTCCCGTGGGTAACATCACCATCGGGGGAGGACACCCGGTGGTGGTTCAATCCATGATTAACGAAGACACCATGGATGTCGATGGGTCTGTGGCAGGGATTCGGCGGCTCCATGAAATCGGCTGTGAGATTGTCCGGGTTACGGTTCCCAGTATGGCTCATGCCAAAACCCTAGCCCAGATTAAGGAAAAACTGCGAGAAACGTACCAAGATGTGCCCCTCGTGGCTGATGTACACCACAATGGCATGAAAATCGCCCTAGAAGTGGCCAAACATGTGGATAAGGTGCGTATTAACCCAGGTCTCTACGTGTTCGAGAAGCCCAAAAGCGATCGCAGCGAATACACAGACCCAGAATTTCAGGAAATTGGCGCCAAAATTCGCCAGACCCTCGAACCGCTGGTGATCTCCTTGCGAGACCAAAATAAGGCGATGCGGATTGGGGTCAATCATGGCTCGTTAGCCGAACGGATGCTGTTTACCTATGGTGACACCCCAGAAGGGATGGTGGAGTCGGCCCTGGAATTTATCAAAATCTGCGAGTCTCTAGATTTTTATAATCTGGTGATTTCCCTAAAAGCCTCTCGGGTTCCGGTGATGTTGGCTGCCTATCGTCTGATGGTTCGTCGCATGGATGAGCTAGGAATGGACTATCCCCTGCATTTAGGGGTGACGGAAGCCGGAGATGGTGAATATGGCCGGATTAAGTCCACCGCCGGGATTGCCACCCTCCTCGCCGATGGCATTGGTGACACCCTACGGGTCTCCCTCACTGAGGCCCCAGAGAAGGAAATTCCCGTTTGCTACAGCATCTTGCAAGCCTTGGGGTTACGCAAAACCATGGTGGAGTATGTAGCCTGTCCCTCCTGTGGGCGAACCCTCTTCAACCTCGAAGATGTGTTGCGAGAAGTGCGTGAGGCAACGAACCATCTCACGGGACTCGATATCGCGGTGATGGGTTGTATTGTCAATGGCCCAGGGGAGATGGCCGATGCTGATTATGGCTATGTGGGCAAACAGCCTGGCTTTATTTCCCTCTATCGGGGTCGTGAGGAGATTAAAAAAGTGCCCGAGGATCAGGGAGTGGCTGAGTTAATTAACCTGATTAAGGCTGATGGACGCTGGATCGATCCCTAG
- a CDS encoding ArsR/SmtB family transcription factor, with protein sequence MQQPIPQEVTKHVAEYFSILSEPMRLKILNLLRDEERCVQELVEATKTSQANVSKHLKVMLQAGILSRRTEGTSAYYCVEDELTFELCHLVCDRLAARIEQQAQHFRAFSVSNKPRNRSSTGESEAEASS encoded by the coding sequence GTGCAGCAGCCTATACCCCAGGAAGTTACCAAACACGTCGCTGAGTATTTTAGTATTCTCAGCGAACCCATGCGTCTAAAAATTCTCAACCTGCTTCGTGATGAAGAGCGATGTGTGCAGGAACTGGTTGAAGCCACTAAAACCAGTCAGGCCAACGTCTCTAAGCATTTAAAGGTGATGCTACAAGCAGGTATCCTCAGTCGTCGCACTGAGGGAACGTCAGCTTATTATTGCGTTGAAGATGAATTGACCTTTGAGTTATGTCATCTGGTGTGCGATCGCCTCGCAGCCCGCATTGAGCAGCAAGCCCAACACTTTCGAGCCTTTAGTGTGTCGAACAAACCGCGCAACCGCTCCTCAACGGGTGAGTCGGAAGCGGAGGCCTCCTCCTGA
- the efp gene encoding elongation factor P, with the protein MLSSNDFRTGSTIELDGAVWRVVEFLHVKPGKGSAFVRTKLKNAQTGSVVERTFRAGETVPQAILDKRVMQHTYREGEAFVLMDMETYEEVRLIPDQIGDGAKYLAEGMDVNVIYWNDQVVEVELPNSVVLEVTETDPGVKGDTATGGTKPATVSTGAQVMVPLFISIGERIKIDTRNDSYLGRE; encoded by the coding sequence ATGCTCTCCTCAAACGATTTTAGAACAGGCTCCACCATTGAACTTGACGGTGCAGTCTGGCGTGTGGTGGAATTTCTGCACGTAAAGCCGGGTAAAGGGTCTGCCTTTGTGCGAACCAAGCTCAAAAATGCTCAAACAGGAAGTGTCGTTGAGCGCACCTTCCGCGCCGGGGAGACCGTTCCCCAGGCAATTCTCGATAAACGGGTGATGCAACATACCTACCGAGAAGGTGAAGCCTTTGTCCTCATGGACATGGAAACCTACGAGGAAGTTCGTCTCATTCCCGACCAGATTGGCGATGGCGCTAAATATCTGGCCGAGGGGATGGATGTAAACGTCATTTACTGGAATGACCAGGTGGTTGAGGTGGAACTCCCCAATTCCGTGGTCTTAGAAGTGACCGAGACTGATCCTGGGGTCAAAGGAGATACCGCAACGGGGGGAACTAAACCCGCGACGGTTTCGACAGGCGCTCAAGTGATGGTTCCTCTGTTTATCTCCATTGGTGAACGGATTAAAATTGATACCCGCAACGATAGCTATCTGGGGCGGGAATAG
- the accB gene encoding acetyl-CoA carboxylase biotin carboxyl carrier protein, whose translation MQLDFNQLRELIAALEGTDISEFTLKNEDLELTIRKGSGVVSAAPGVMAVPQPVAAPDGGPAEVPTPASSPTPPPSAAAKWVEIVSPMVGTFYRAPAPDEPPFVDVGDRISNQQTVCIIEAMKLMNEVESEVTGEVIEILVENGEPVEYNQPLMRVLPA comes from the coding sequence GTGCAATTGGACTTTAACCAACTTCGCGAACTCATCGCGGCTTTAGAGGGAACCGATATTTCGGAGTTCACCCTAAAAAACGAAGATTTAGAATTAACGATTCGCAAAGGATCTGGGGTGGTCTCTGCCGCACCGGGAGTCATGGCGGTTCCTCAGCCAGTTGCGGCCCCTGATGGAGGTCCGGCTGAAGTTCCGACCCCTGCTTCCTCTCCAACACCGCCTCCCTCGGCGGCCGCTAAATGGGTCGAAATTGTCTCGCCGATGGTGGGAACCTTCTACCGGGCCCCGGCCCCCGATGAGCCGCCGTTTGTGGATGTGGGCGATCGCATCTCCAATCAGCAAACGGTCTGCATCATCGAGGCCATGAAACTGATGAATGAGGTGGAGTCGGAAGTCACCGGTGAGGTCATCGAAATTTTAGTGGAAAATGGCGAACCTGTTGAGTACAATCAGCCCTTAATGCGGGTGTTGCCGGCATAA
- a CDS encoding TIGR02450 family Trp-rich protein, producing MAKKKQKLPHLLGSKWTAMQKTWGWRHFQVVSRKNEGGFVFAELMASCDSQVRFWLNAKVLKNRNQWQPGWKSLQEQMELEIPEDVDVIDDF from the coding sequence GTGGCCAAGAAGAAACAAAAGTTACCTCATCTGCTGGGGTCAAAATGGACGGCCATGCAGAAAACCTGGGGTTGGCGACATTTCCAAGTGGTCAGTCGTAAAAACGAGGGAGGCTTTGTTTTCGCCGAACTCATGGCCTCATGCGATTCCCAGGTTCGCTTCTGGCTCAATGCCAAAGTGCTCAAAAACCGCAACCAGTGGCAACCCGGTTGGAAATCCCTCCAGGAACAGATGGAGTTAGAAATTCCCGAAGATGTAGACGTCATCGACGACTTTTAG
- a CDS encoding glycerate kinase — protein MSYLSALLHRAVLQLRQQGAVDRSLCEALLAGERQTPERSQALDLAPSETVEGIQERLGQLAEILDNVVERLPFQGQELILENLWRLWLPLAGQLAQLRRESARPIVQGILGGQGTGKTTLASALSVILEYFGYRSLGLSLDDLYKPYAERQRLKAEDPRLIRRGPPGTHDVELGLQVLQQLRQGASPVAVPRFDKSAFGGDGDRTSPEQVEGADIILFEGWFVGVEPVEPSCFEQAPEPIRTAQDKAFARDCNQRLQEYLPLWDCCDRLMVLAPVDYRLSQRWRLQAEHDAIAQGKAGLSDEEIREFVEYFWKALHPELFITPLIAPEAKSALVVTLEADHSIGSIR, from the coding sequence ATGAGCTATCTAAGTGCCTTACTCCATCGCGCTGTCCTACAACTGCGCCAACAGGGAGCCGTTGACAGGAGTCTCTGTGAGGCGCTCTTGGCCGGGGAGCGTCAAACCCCTGAACGTAGCCAAGCCCTTGATTTAGCCCCATCTGAGACCGTTGAGGGCATTCAGGAACGGTTGGGGCAACTGGCTGAGATTTTGGATAATGTGGTGGAACGTTTGCCTTTTCAGGGGCAGGAACTCATTCTGGAGAATCTCTGGCGTCTTTGGCTGCCTCTGGCGGGGCAATTGGCTCAGTTGAGGCGGGAGTCTGCTCGACCCATTGTGCAAGGGATTTTAGGGGGCCAAGGCACGGGAAAAACGACCCTAGCCAGCGCTTTGAGCGTCATTTTAGAGTACTTCGGCTATCGCAGTCTGGGGCTATCTCTCGATGACCTCTATAAACCCTACGCTGAACGACAACGACTCAAAGCTGAAGATCCCCGACTCATCCGCCGTGGCCCTCCAGGAACCCATGATGTGGAGTTGGGGTTGCAAGTGTTGCAGCAACTGCGCCAGGGAGCATCCCCTGTGGCGGTTCCTCGCTTCGATAAGTCGGCCTTTGGCGGAGATGGCGATCGCACCTCCCCAGAGCAGGTCGAGGGGGCGGATATTATTCTCTTTGAAGGCTGGTTTGTCGGGGTTGAACCTGTCGAGCCGAGCTGTTTTGAACAGGCCCCCGAGCCAATTCGCACAGCGCAGGACAAAGCCTTTGCGCGGGATTGCAATCAGCGCTTACAGGAGTATTTGCCTCTCTGGGACTGTTGCGATCGCCTGATGGTCTTGGCTCCCGTTGATTATCGTCTCAGTCAACGCTGGCGACTTCAGGCCGAACATGATGCGATCGCCCAAGGGAAAGCAGGCCTATCCGACGAAGAGATACGCGAATTTGTTGAATACTTCTGGAAAGCCCTGCACCCGGAGTTATTCATCACTCCCCTGATTGCCCCCGAAGCCAAATCGGCCCTAGTTGTAACCCTAGAAGCCGATCATAGTATTGGTAGCATTCGCTAA
- a CDS encoding rhomboid family intramembrane serine protease, whose protein sequence is MSQESSSKALARELKGHILILGSCIALMWAVHLINQFLFAGSLNSFGVYPRNPNSLRGIVFMPFLHGNFPHILSNTASFLVLGWLVLIRGLRHFIWVSVIATLVSGLGIWFFGSAGIHIGASGVIFGYLGFLLLYGLFERSLPSIALSLLVMFFYGSLIWGIFPGDPRISWEGHLFGFIGGVLAAKFLSRK, encoded by the coding sequence ATGAGTCAAGAGAGTAGCAGTAAGGCACTGGCCCGAGAACTCAAAGGCCACATTCTCATTCTGGGCAGTTGCATTGCCCTGATGTGGGCCGTTCACCTCATTAATCAGTTCCTCTTTGCCGGTTCCCTGAATAGTTTCGGCGTTTACCCCCGCAATCCCAACAGTCTGCGGGGAATTGTGTTTATGCCCTTCCTCCACGGCAATTTCCCCCATATTCTCTCGAATACAGCGTCATTTCTGGTGTTGGGCTGGCTCGTCTTAATCCGGGGACTCCGTCATTTTATCTGGGTCAGTGTCATTGCCACGCTTGTCAGCGGCCTAGGAATCTGGTTTTTTGGCTCGGCGGGGATTCACATCGGTGCCAGCGGTGTCATCTTTGGTTATCTCGGCTTCCTGCTCCTCTATGGCTTGTTTGAACGCAGCTTGCCCTCAATTGCCCTCTCGTTACTGGTGATGTTTTTCTATGGCAGCCTCATCTGGGGCATTTTCCCTGGAGATCCGAGAATTTCCTGGGAAGGCCATCTATTTGGCTTTATTGGTGGCGTACTGGCTGCTAAGTTTTTATCGCGCAAATAG
- a CDS encoding calcium/sodium antiporter, translated as MLDLLTWLGIFAVSLFVLIKASDWFIDSSEVLGVFLRLSPFIIGVAIVSVGTSLPELMSSITAVQEGSSEIVFGNVIGSNVANIFLITGVAAVVAGKMELKYDLTSVDLPLFVGSSFLLALMLFTGKYSVGEAILCLLAYGVYLVYTITTSEGEIGGIPIAEAPVEAKSEATVAVGALESAGPDNSAPTSLETRPITEAGTTGDDGVQDSNTDSTPQAGERQAFPWKALFILIVSVIFIYFGAKYTVESVVALSELLNIGKEIIAVSALALGTSLPELSVSLVCVKRGSYDVAVGNVLGSNIFNALVVMAIPRFFGALIIPKTTLIEGLLEMLCGTILMFFVVQDKQITRWEGYLFIIFYAWFIAQIFELV; from the coding sequence ATGTTAGATTTACTCACTTGGTTAGGTATATTTGCGGTGAGTTTGTTTGTGCTAATTAAAGCATCAGACTGGTTTATTGACTCATCGGAAGTCTTGGGAGTTTTTCTGAGACTTTCCCCATTTATTATTGGTGTTGCTATTGTCTCTGTGGGGACATCCCTACCGGAATTGATGTCTTCCATCACAGCGGTACAGGAGGGATCATCGGAAATTGTCTTTGGGAACGTCATCGGCTCCAACGTTGCCAATATCTTTCTCATCACTGGAGTTGCAGCGGTAGTCGCCGGAAAAATGGAGCTTAAATATGATTTAACCAGCGTCGATTTGCCCCTGTTTGTTGGCTCATCTTTCCTGCTCGCCTTGATGCTATTTACCGGGAAATACTCAGTGGGAGAAGCAATTTTATGTTTGCTAGCCTATGGAGTCTATTTAGTCTATACCATCACAACATCCGAAGGTGAGATTGGCGGTATCCCCATCGCAGAGGCTCCCGTTGAAGCCAAATCGGAAGCAACGGTGGCAGTTGGCGCTCTCGAATCCGCTGGCCCTGATAACAGTGCCCCGACCTCCTTAGAGACTCGTCCGATAACGGAAGCGGGCACTACCGGGGATGACGGTGTTCAGGACTCTAATACTGACTCAACGCCACAGGCGGGTGAGCGGCAAGCCTTTCCGTGGAAAGCGCTGTTTATCTTAATCGTCAGTGTGATTTTCATCTATTTCGGCGCCAAATATACCGTTGAGTCCGTGGTGGCACTCTCGGAATTACTCAATATTGGCAAGGAAATCATCGCCGTCAGTGCTTTAGCCCTAGGAACCTCTTTACCTGAACTGAGTGTGAGTCTCGTCTGTGTCAAACGAGGCAGTTATGACGTGGCGGTGGGGAATGTCCTCGGCTCTAATATCTTCAATGCCCTAGTGGTCATGGCGATTCCCCGCTTTTTCGGTGCCTTGATTATTCCCAAGACCACCTTGATTGAAGGTCTCCTAGAGATGCTCTGTGGCACAATCTTGATGTTCTTCGTCGTGCAAGATAAACAGATTACCCGCTGGGAAGGCTATCTCTTTATCATCTTTTACGCCTGGTTTATTGCCCAAATCTTTGAGTTAGTCTAA
- a CDS encoding DUF565 domain-containing protein, whose protein sequence is MGVLRFLPTLEEYVVQNTRLNRLVDVLLARFVAWARNPWRRTSLIIIGFLFGYFLGNAISTISGQKAFLDMTVAFMMLLITESVNWLVYGRLRQSSLFSDTLSATKLGLVYSLFVEAFKLGS, encoded by the coding sequence ATGGGGGTCCTCCGCTTCCTCCCCACCTTAGAGGAGTATGTTGTGCAAAATACCCGTCTTAATCGGCTTGTTGACGTCCTGCTGGCTCGCTTCGTAGCTTGGGCCCGCAACCCTTGGCGGCGTACCTCGTTGATTATCATTGGCTTTCTCTTTGGCTACTTCCTCGGGAATGCCATCTCGACTATTTCCGGGCAAAAAGCCTTCCTGGATATGACCGTCGCCTTTATGATGTTGCTGATTACCGAGTCAGTGAACTGGCTCGTCTATGGTCGTCTACGACAATCTTCATTATTCTCTGACACGCTCAGCGCCACTAAATTGGGTTTAGTGTATAGTCTGTTCGTGGAAGCCTTTAAATTGGGATCTTAG